One Amaranthus tricolor cultivar Red isolate AtriRed21 chromosome 1, ASM2621246v1, whole genome shotgun sequence DNA window includes the following coding sequences:
- the LOC130828771 gene encoding guanine nucleotide-binding protein subunit beta isoform X1, whose protein sequence is MAAVAATTEEKREKMSVAELRDRHVAAIEQVNTLRELLKQRRRHLLDTDVASFAAAQGKTAVSFGQTDLVCCRTLQGHTGKVYSLDWTEKNRIVSASQDGRLIVWNALTSQKTHAIKLPCAWVMTCAFSPNGQSVACGGLDSVCSIFNLNATTDKDGNLPVSKALVGHKGYVSCCQYIPDEDTHLITSSGDQTCILWDTTTGLRTSVFGGEFQSGHTSDVLSISISRANSKMFVSGSCDLTARLWDTRVASRAVRTFYGHEGDVNTVKFFPDGNRFGTGSEDGTCRLFDIRTGHQLQVYDQPHKENEVPPVTSIAFSISGRLFFAGYSNGDCYVWDTLLAKVVLNLGSLQNSHAGKISCLGLSADGSALCTGSWDTNLKWIFCGILLSLCHLLFLSYMDPIQTRFESRTRSLPSHSEIWI, encoded by the exons ATGGCGGCGGTTGCTGCGACGACGgaagagaagagagagaaaatgtcGGTTGCAGAGTTGAGGGATCGTCATGTTGCTGCTATTGAACAAGTTAATACTCTTAGAGAGCTTTTGAAGCAAAGACGACGTCATCTTCTTGACACTGATG TAGCGAGTTTTGCGGCCGCGCAAGGAAAGACGGCGGTGAGTTTTGGACAAACGGATCTTGTTTGTTGTAGAACATTGCAAGGTCATACCGGAAAG GTGTATTCACTAGATTGGACCGAGAAGAACCGAATTGTAAGTGCATCTCAAGATGGAAGGCTAATAGTTTGGAACGCCCTAACGAGCCAGAAGACTCATGCCATCAAGCTACCTTGTGCATGGGTGATGACTTGTGCATTCTCCCCTAATGGCCAATCAGTTGCCTGTGGAGGACTTGATAGCGTATGTTCGATATTCAACCTAAATGCCACCACTGACAAAGACGGAAATCTGCCTGTTTCAAAAGCTCTTGTCGGGCATAAGGGTTATGTATCTTGCTGTCAATACATTCCAGATGAAGATACCCACTTGATTACCAGTTCTGGTGATCAGACTTGCATTTTGTGGGATACTACTACAGGATTACGAACTTCAGTCTTTGGAGGTGAATTTCAATCTGGCCATACTTCTGATGTCTTGAG CATTTCAATAAGCAGAGCAAACAGTAAAATGTTTGTATCTGGCTCGTGTGATTTAACTGCTCGATTGTGGGATACTCGTGTGGCAAGTCGTGCTGTGCGAACATTTTACGGCCACGAGGGAGATGTAAATACTGTGAAGTTTTTCCCAGATGGTAACAGATTTGGCACTGGGTCAGAGGATGGCACATGCAGATTGTTTGACATTCGTACTGGACATCAACTTCAAGTATATGACCAGCCACATAAAGAAAATGAAGTTCCTCCTGTGACATCGATTGCTTTCTCCATATCGGGAAGACTTTTTTTTGCTGGGTATTCAAATGGTGACTGTTATGTCTGGGACACTTTACTGGCCAAG GTGGTACTGAATTTAGGATCACTTCAAAACTCACATGCTGGGAAAATCAGTTGTCTGGGCTTGTCAGCTGATGGGAGCGCCCTATGCACTGGAAGTTGGGACACTAATCTGAAG TGGATATTTTGCGGAATTCTTCTCTCCCTTTGCCACCTTCTCTTCCTGTCATACATGGATCCTATACAGACTAGGTTTGAAAGTAGAACCAGGAGTTTGCCATCCCATTCAGAAATTTGGATTTAG
- the LOC130828771 gene encoding guanine nucleotide-binding protein subunit beta-1 isoform X2, which produces MAAVAATTEEKREKMSVAELRDRHVAAIEQVNTLRELLKQRRRHLLDTDVASFAAAQGKTAVSFGQTDLVCCRTLQGHTGKVYSLDWTEKNRIVSASQDGRLIVWNALTSQKTHAIKLPCAWVMTCAFSPNGQSVACGGLDSVCSIFNLNATTDKDGNLPVSKALVGHKGYVSCCQYIPDEDTHLITSSGDQTCILWDTTTGLRTSVFGGEFQSGHTSDVLSISISRANSKMFVSGSCDLTARLWDTRVASRAVRTFYGHEGDVNTVKFFPDGNRFGTGSEDGTCRLFDIRTGHQLQVYDQPHKENEVPPVTSIAFSISGRLFFAGYSNGDCYVWDTLLAKVVLNLGSLQNSHAGKISCLGLSADGSALCTGSWDTNLKIWAFGGHRRVI; this is translated from the exons ATGGCGGCGGTTGCTGCGACGACGgaagagaagagagagaaaatgtcGGTTGCAGAGTTGAGGGATCGTCATGTTGCTGCTATTGAACAAGTTAATACTCTTAGAGAGCTTTTGAAGCAAAGACGACGTCATCTTCTTGACACTGATG TAGCGAGTTTTGCGGCCGCGCAAGGAAAGACGGCGGTGAGTTTTGGACAAACGGATCTTGTTTGTTGTAGAACATTGCAAGGTCATACCGGAAAG GTGTATTCACTAGATTGGACCGAGAAGAACCGAATTGTAAGTGCATCTCAAGATGGAAGGCTAATAGTTTGGAACGCCCTAACGAGCCAGAAGACTCATGCCATCAAGCTACCTTGTGCATGGGTGATGACTTGTGCATTCTCCCCTAATGGCCAATCAGTTGCCTGTGGAGGACTTGATAGCGTATGTTCGATATTCAACCTAAATGCCACCACTGACAAAGACGGAAATCTGCCTGTTTCAAAAGCTCTTGTCGGGCATAAGGGTTATGTATCTTGCTGTCAATACATTCCAGATGAAGATACCCACTTGATTACCAGTTCTGGTGATCAGACTTGCATTTTGTGGGATACTACTACAGGATTACGAACTTCAGTCTTTGGAGGTGAATTTCAATCTGGCCATACTTCTGATGTCTTGAG CATTTCAATAAGCAGAGCAAACAGTAAAATGTTTGTATCTGGCTCGTGTGATTTAACTGCTCGATTGTGGGATACTCGTGTGGCAAGTCGTGCTGTGCGAACATTTTACGGCCACGAGGGAGATGTAAATACTGTGAAGTTTTTCCCAGATGGTAACAGATTTGGCACTGGGTCAGAGGATGGCACATGCAGATTGTTTGACATTCGTACTGGACATCAACTTCAAGTATATGACCAGCCACATAAAGAAAATGAAGTTCCTCCTGTGACATCGATTGCTTTCTCCATATCGGGAAGACTTTTTTTTGCTGGGTATTCAAATGGTGACTGTTATGTCTGGGACACTTTACTGGCCAAG GTGGTACTGAATTTAGGATCACTTCAAAACTCACATGCTGGGAAAATCAGTTGTCTGGGCTTGTCAGCTGATGGGAGCGCCCTATGCACTGGAAGTTGGGACACTAATCTGAAG ATTTGGGCTTTCGGTGGACATAGGCGGGTAATCTGA
- the LOC130822416 gene encoding putative proline-rich receptor-like protein kinase PERK6 has product MASSDQDSNNPSLSLKSSSNSNSNNNNNSNSSSSSSDNNNNNNNHNSDNNSNDNNNNNKGNENNNNDNNDNNNDNNNNNEGGSNNSSSNNNNNAPPSLTINVSPNTPSPPLQLKGSQSSSATNSPGLSNNASSSSSSPKDAAIVGGLVVGVGILLLLLISIVVICTKKKKKKGNDNMPYYNGDRSQQGHQYNNNQQHSGPHAPWHQHQDMNNYASAGMSSSPWGGGAMPSPPMMSNDINSANYSSGPTGQALPPSHPSISLGLSKSTFSYDELAAATNGFPQERLLGQGGFGYVHKGILPNGKEIAVKSLKSGSGQGEREFQAEVEIISRVHHRHLVSLVGYCIAGGQRMLVYEFVPNNTLEHHLHGKGRPVMDFPSRMRIALGSAKGLAYLHEDCHPRIIHRDIKTANILIDNAFEAKVADFGLAKLSSDTYTHVSTRVMGTFGYLAPEYAASGKLTEKSDVFSFGVMLLELVTGKRPIDPSADEEDSLVDWARPLIGRTIEEGVFDGFVDPRLEREFDSEEMMRLIACAGASIRHSAKRRAKMSQIVRALEGDVSLEALKEGPKARSGSTVSSSGNSSEYDSSSYNNDMKNFRRAVFNTTDYASSEYGATNEYGHTSGSSGELSVKRTSPGPKNFL; this is encoded by the exons ATGGCTTCATCTGATCAAGATAGTAACAATCCTTCATTGTCATTAAAATCTTCTTCTAATTCGAAttctaataacaataacaactcTAAttcctcatcttcttcttctgataataacaataacaataataatcataatagtgATAACAACAGTaacgacaataataataataacaaaggtaatgaaaataacaacaatgacaacaatgacaacaacaacgacaataacaacaataatgaagGTGGCAGCAACAACAGCagtagcaacaacaacaacaacgcgCCTCCTTCCTTGACGATAAATGTATCACCGAATACGCCATCGCCCCCACTTCAATTAAAAGGCTCACAATCTTCTTCCGCAACAAATTCACCAGGATTGAGTAATAATGCTTCATCATCATCCTCGTCTCCTAAAGATGCTGCTATTGTAGGTGGACTTGTGGTTGGTGTTGGgatcttattattgttattgatatccATAGTGGTAATTTGTactaagaagaaaaaaaagaagggtAATGACAATATGCCATACTACAATGGAGATCGTTCTcaacaag GACATCAATATAATAACAACCAACAACATAGTGGACCACATGCACCATGGCACCAACACCAAGACATGAACAACTACGCAAGCGCGGGTATGTCATCATCTCCATGGGGTGGTGGAGCTATGCCCTCACCGCCCATGATGAGCAACGATATAAATAGTGCAAATTATTCGTCCGGACCGACTGGTCAAGCGTTACCGCCGTCTCACCCGTCAATATCCCTAGGATTAAGTAAGAGCACCTTTAGCTATGACGAGCTAGCGGCAGCAACAAATGGATTCCCCCAAGAACGATTGTTGGGTCAAGGAGGGTTTGGTTATGTGCATAAAGGAATTTTGCCAAATGGCAAGGAAATAGCTGTGAAAAGCCTTAAATCTGGGAGTGGTCAAGGTGAAAGAGAGTTTCAAGCTGAAGTGGAGATTATTAGTAGGGTTCATCATCGTCACCTTGTGTCCCTTGTGGGTTATTGCATTGCAGGAGGTCAAAGAATGCTTGTTTATGAGTTTGTTCCAAATAATACCCTTGAGCATCATCTTCATG GAAAAGGCCGACCAGTTATGGATTTCCCTTCAAGAATGAGAATTGCTCTTGGATCTGCAAAGGGTTTGGCTTATCTACATGAAGATT GCCATCCACGAATCATACACAGAGACATTAAAACGGCCAACATCTTGATTGATAATGCCTTTGAAGCCAAG gTGGCTGATTTTGGCTTAGCTAAGCTTTCGTCCGACACTTATACTCATGTATCAACTCGTGTTATGGGAACTTTCGG GTATTTGGCGCCAGAATATGCAGCAAGTGGAAAATTGACCGAGAAATCTGATGTATTCTCATTTGGTGTCATGCTCTTGGAACTTGTCACCGGCAAGCGCCCAATTGATCCATCAGCTGACGAGGAAGATAGCTTAGTTGATTGG GCTAGACCATTGATTGGGCGGACAATCGAAGAAGGAGTTTTTGATGGATTTGTAGATCCGCGATTAGAACGTGAATTTGACTCCGAAGAGATGATGCGTTTGATTGCTTGTGCTGGTGCATCCATTAGACATTCAGCTAAAAGGAGGGCAAAAATGAGCCAG ATAGTAAGAGCACTAGAAGGCGATGTTTCACTAGAAGCTTTAAAGGAAGGACCAAAGGCAAGAAGTGGTAGCACAGTTAGCAGTAGCGGGAATAGCTCCGAGTATGATTCCTCATCATATAACAATGACATGAAGAATTTCAGACGAGCAGTATTCAACACCACAGATTATGCTAGTAGTGAATACGGCGCCACCAACGAATATGGGCATACGTCGGGTTCTAGTGGAGAATTGTCCGTCAAACGGACTAGCCCGGGCCCAAAAAATTTTCTATGA
- the LOC130828763 gene encoding coatomer subunit gamma-2: MAQPLIKKDDDRDDESEYSPFLGIEKGAVLQEARVFNDPQLDPRRCSQVITKLLYLLNQGETFTKVEATEVFFSVTKLFQSKDNGLRRMVYLMIKELSPSADEVIIVTSSLMKDMNSKTDMYRANAIRVLCRITDGTLLTQIERYLKQAIVDKNPVVASAALVSGIHLLQTNPEIVKRWSNEVQEAVQSRAALVQFHALALLHQIRQNDRLAVSKLVSNLTRGAVRSPLAQCLLIRFISQVIRESGNSQTGDRPFYDYLEGCLRHKAEMVIFEAARAITELSGVTSRELTPAITVLQLFLSSSKPVLRFAAVRTLNKVAMMHPMAVTNCNIDMESLISDQNRSIATLAITTLLKTGNESSVDRLMKQITNFMSDIADEFKIVVVEAIRSLCLKFPLKFRSLMNFLSNILREEGGFDYKKAIIDSIVILIRDIPDAKESGLLHLCEFIEDCEFTYLSTQILHFLGVEGPKTSDPSKYIRYIYNRVILENATVRASAVSTLAKFGAVVDSLKPRIFILLRRCLFDSDDEVRDRATLYLNMLGGESGAVDTDEDAKEFLFGSLDVPLSNLETSLKNYEPSEEPFDINSVLKEVRSQPLAEKKATNKKHPGLDTPLSAPTTGVDAYEKLLSSIPEFSSFGKLFKSSAPVELTEAETEYAVNVVKHVYDGHIVFQYNCTNTIPEQLLEDVVVFVDASEAEEFAEIASKPLKSLPYDTPGQTFVAFQKPEGVPAVGKFTNILRFFVKEVDPSTGEAEDDGVEDEYQLEDSEVVAADYMLKVGVSNFRNAWESIGDDFEKVDEYGLGPRESLAEAVNAVINLLGMQPCEGTDVVPNNSRSHTCLLSGVFIGSVKVLVRLQFGLDANREVAMKLAVRSEDEVVSDTIHEIVASG; the protein is encoded by the exons ATGGCGCAACCTCTCATCAAGAAGGACGACGATCGCGATGACGAAT CTGAATACTCGCCATTTTTGGGGATCGAAAAGGGAGCTGTGCTTCAAGAAGCTAGGGTTTTCAACGATCCTCAACTTGATCCTAGAAGATGTTCACAG GTTATTACCAAGCTTCTTTACTTGCTGAACCAAGGAGAAACATTTACAAAG GTCGAAGCCACAGAAGTATTCTTTTCTGTTACAAAATTGTTCCAGTCGAAAGATAATGGGTTAAGAAGAATGGTGTATTTGATGATTAAGGAACTCTCACCATCTGCTGATGAG gTTATCATCGTCACGAGCTCTTTAATGAAGGACATGAACAGCAAGACTGATATGTACCGGGCAAATGCTATTCGTGTGCTTTGTCGAATCACTGATGGAACACTTCTTACTCAGATCGAAAGGTACTTGAAACAAGCTATTGTTGACAAGAACCCTGTTGTTGCAAGTGCTGCGCTAGTCAGTGGCATTCACTTGCTCCag ACCAACCCAGAGATAGTGAAACGATGGAGCAATGAAGTACAGGAGGCTGTTCAATCACGGGCTGCTCTTGTGCAATTTCATGCTCTAGCTCTGTTGCACCAG ATAAGGCAAAACGACCGTTTAGCTGTGAGCAAACTTGTCTCTAACTTGACTAGAGGAGCAGTGCGCTCTCCATTGGCACAGTGTCTCTTAATCCGATTTATTAGTCAG GTTATCCGAGAGTCTGGAAATTCTCAAACAGGTGATCGGCCATTTTATGACTATCTTGAAGGTTGCCTTCGTCACAAGGCAGAAATGGTTATTTTTGAGGCTGCCAGAGCCATTACAGAGCTAAGTGGTGTTACAAGCCGGGAGTTGACTCCAGCAATCACTGTCCTTCAGCTGTTCCTCAGCTCTTCTAAGCCTGTTCTTCGTTTTGCAGCTGTTCGTACACTGAACAAG GTAGCTATGATGCATCCCATGGCTGTGACAAACTGCAACATTGACATGGAAAGCCTGATCTCTGATCAAAATAGAAGCATTGCCACACTTGCCATTACAACTCTTTTAAAAACTGGTAATGAATCGAGTGTGGATCGCCTCATGAAACAAATCACGAACTTTATGTCGGACATTGCAGACGAGTTTAAGATTGTTGTTGTTGAAGCCATTAGATCTCTTTGTTTGAAGTTCCCTTTGAAATTCAGATCACT GATGAACTTCTTGAGCAATATCCTCCGAGAAGAAGGTGGATTTGATTATAAAAAGGCCATCATTGATTCTATTGTGATCCTTATTAGAGATATCCCTGATGCAAAAGAAAGTGGGCTTCTGCACCTCTGTGAATTTATTGAGGACTGTGAATTTACGTACCTATCCACTCAG ATTCTGCATTTCTTGGGTGTTGAGGGGCCAAAAACATCAGATCCTAGCAAATATATTCGGTATATCTATAACAGAGTAATTCTTGAGAATGCCACTGTTAGAGCTAGTGCTGTGAGTACATTGGCAAAATTTGGTGCTGTTGTTGATTCACTGAAG CCCCgtattttcattttgttgaGACGCTGCCTGTTTGACAGTGATGATGAG GTTCGTGATAGGGCAACTCTTTATCTGAATATGCTGGGAGGTGAGAGCGGAGCTGTTGATACTGATGAAGATGCAAAAGAGTTCCTCTTTGGGTCCCTTGATGTGCCTTTATCCAATCTTGAGACTAGTCTGAAGAACTAT GAGCCCTCCGAAGAACCATTTGACATCAACTCTGTCCTCAAGGAGGTTAGGTCTCAGCCCCTTGCCGAGAAAAAAGCTACAAACAAGAAGCACCCTGGGTTGGATACTCCTCTTTCTGCTCCAACAACTGGCGTTGATGCTTATGAGAAATTACTCTCCTCCATTCCAGAATTCTCCTCTTTTGGCAAGCTCTTTAAG TCTTCGGCTCCTGTCGAGCTTACTGAAGCTGAAACTGAGTATGCAGTTAATGTTGTCAAGCATGTATATGATGGACACATTGTGTTCCAGTACAATTGCACTAACACTATTCCAGAGCAATTACTAGAAGAT GTTGTTGTTTTTGTGGATGCTTCTGAAGCAGAGGAGTTTGCTGAAATAGCATCTAAGCCTCTCAAGTCTCTTCCATATGACACTCCTGGACAGACATTTGTGGCCTTTCAGAAACCTGAGGGAGTACCTGCTGTAGGCAAATTTACAAATATCTTGAGATTCTTTGTGAAGGAg GTTGATCCTTCTACTGGCGAGGCAGAGGATGATGGTGTGGAAGATGAATACCAGCTTGAAGACTCAGAAGTTGTAGCAGCAGATTATATGTTGAAAGTTGGTGTTTCTAATTTCAGAAATGCTTGGGAAAGCATTGGTGATGACTTTGAGAAAGTGGATGAATATGGTCTTGGCCCTAGGGAGAGCTTAGCAGAAGCAGTGAATGCTGTCATCAATCTTCTTGGCATGCAACCCTGTGAG GGTACTGATGTTGTTCCAAATAATTCGAGGTCTCACACATGCCTGCTTTCTGGTGTATTCATCGGAAGTGTGAAGGTTCTTGTTCGACTGCAATTTGGTCTTGATGCAAACCGAGAAGTGGCAATGAAGCTTGCTGTTAGATCAGAAGACGAAGTCGTTAGCGATACAATTCATGAAATTGTCGCAAGCGGCTAA